From Glycine max cultivar Williams 82 chromosome 11, Glycine_max_v4.0, whole genome shotgun sequence, the proteins below share one genomic window:
- the LOC121173013 gene encoding uncharacterized protein, with product MEGRILTRNFVSKEVHAALHSHSMEVRKSTSIRRENISERIHLQQLQSQVAMLTAWMEDQRSKDQQLQDRFDQMQRSIELLIHNQAATTGGLSSSGGTLNTPVNHSVLISFATNVKEISLSFLRFDGQSPIMEWIFKAEKFFNYHHTPLLIRIM from the exons ATGGAAGGAAGAATTTTGACTCGCAATTTTGTTAGCAAGGAGGTACACGCGGCATTACATTCGCATAGCATGGAAGTTAGGAAAAGTACAAGTATAAGGAGAGAAAATATAAG CGAGCGCATTCATCTTCAACAACTCCAATCACAAGTTGCAATGCTGACAGCGTGGATGGAGGACCAACGTTCCAAGGACCAGCAATTACAAGATCGTTTCGATCAGATGCAAAGATCCATAGAACTATTGATTCATAATCAAGCGGCGACCACTGGTGGTTTGAGCTCAAGTGGAGGTACTCTGAATACTCCAGTTAACCATTCAGTTCTGATTTCATTTGCTACAAATGTGAAGGAAATTTCATTGAGTTTTCTCCGTTTTGATGGTCAATCACCAATAATGGAGTGGATTTTTAAGGCTGAGAAATTCTTCAATTATCACCACACTCCACTCCTTATCAGGATCATGTGA
- the LOC100527913 gene encoding putative E3 ubiquitin-protein ligase UBR7: MDGTFDDEAEPAVTIREYLEEVEERELEADLVLGGDDGKECTYSKGYMKRQAIFSCLTCTPDGNAGVCTACSLSCHDGHQIVELWTKRNFRCDCGNSKFGEFYCKIFPNKDVENVENSYNHNFKGSYCTCGRPYPDPDAEEQVEMIQCCLCEDWFHEEHLGLESSAEIPKDDEGEPMYEEFICKACSEVCFFLKLYPEEIWAAGKQPDATVQISKDKGVLEDILSTCRSEKPTCDTSCCSPKVDDVQATVDSKSISDGKSLSQGENCNGSMASNQCTKSTDLHVNCLLSVNIITVSPVLPGKPMFLSKNWRLALCKCNNCLEFYEQKKIAFLLDKEDSIAEYEQMAKQKREEKLQQQEGAELSFFNKLGHVEKVEILKGIEEMKDGLRAFLESADSSKPITAADVHQFFDDIKNKRRRVQ, translated from the exons ATGGACGGTACGTTTGACGATGAAGCTGAACCGGCCGTTACAATCCGCGAGTACCTGGAGGAAGTTGAGGAACGGGAACTG GAAGCTGATTTAGTTTTGGGGGGTGATGATGGCAAGGAGTGTACCTATAGCAAAGGTTATATGAAAAGGCAGGCAATTTTCTCTTGCCTCACCTGCACTCCAGATGGGAATGCTGGAGTTTGCACAGCTTGTTCATTGTCTTGCCATGATGGTCATCAG ATTGTAGAGCTATGGACAAAAAGAAACTTCAGATGTGATTGTGGGAACTCAAAATTCGGTGAATTCTACTGCAAGATTTTCCCAAATAAAGATGTAGAAAATGTTGAGAATTCATACAATCACAACTTTAAAGGTTCATATTGCACATGTGGTCGCCCTTATCCAGATCCAGATGCTGAAGAACAAGTAGAGATGATACAGTGCTGTCTATGTGAGGACTGGTTTCATGAGGAGCATCTTGGTCTTGAGTCTTCTGCGGAG ATTCCTAAAGATGATGAGGGAGAGCCAATGTATGAAGAATTCATATGTAAGGCATGCTCTGAGGTATGCTTCTTTCTAAAGTTATATCCTGAAGAAATATGGGCGGCTGGAAAGCAGCCAGACGCTACTGTCCAAATTAGCAAGGACAAAGGTGTCTTGGAAGACATCCTTTCAACTTGTCGGTCTGAAAAGCCAACTTGTGATACTTCATGTTGTTCTCCTAAAGTTGATGATGTACAAGCTACAGTTGATTCAAAATCTATATCTGATGGGAAGAGTTTGTCTCAGGGAGAAAATTGTAATGGCAGTATGGCTTCAAATCAATGCACAAAAAGCACCGATTTGCATGTTAATTGTCTCCTTAGTGTTAACATCATCACTGTTTCCCCAGTTTTACCTGGTAAACCAATGTTCCTTTCCAAAAATTGGAGACTTGCTCTATGCAAATGCAATAATTGTTTGGAGTTTTACGAGCAGAAGAAGATTGCTTTTCTACTAGACAAGGAAGACTCAATAGCAGAGTATGAGCAAATGGCCAagcaaaagagagaagaaaaattgCAGCAACAAGAGGGTGCTgagttaagtttttttaataaacttggACATGTAGAGAAAGTGGAGATCTTGAAGGGCATTGAAGAGATGAAAGATGGGCTTCGTGCTTTCCTG GAGTCTGCAGACTCGTCAAAGCCAATTACTGCTGCTGATGTCCACCAGTTTTTTGATGACATTAAGAACAAGCGTCGCCGTGTACAGTAG